One window of Acidobacteriota bacterium genomic DNA carries:
- a CDS encoding phospho-N-acetylmuramoyl-pentapeptide-transferase: MFYYFLYQLVFKQYGAASESIFYKGLNVFQYITFRTTWATITALVITLVFGGRVIRKLEELKIGQEIREELSFEHQAKKGTPTMGGVLILGSVFLSTILWARLDSLYLWLALGATMLFGIIGFADDYIKIVKKRSLGLTEREKLAGQLLTAGVVWGCLYLVANYPWNLAIPFFKSTAISEYSQAITWIGPWGYLLFIVFVLLGSSNAVNLTDGMDGLAASMTFIAMAALTALTYVTSDGRWAAYLDITHKPEAAELTVFCGSMVGASLGFLWYNAPPAEVFMGDVGSLAIGGALGTVAILTKQEFLLIFIGGVFIMEALSVMLQVGYFKFTRKTTGTGKRIFLQAPLHHHFQLSGLKEPKIVFRFVIAAILFALFSLSTLKLR; the protein is encoded by the coding sequence GTGTTTTATTACTTCTTATACCAACTGGTCTTCAAACAATACGGCGCCGCGAGCGAGTCGATCTTCTACAAGGGCCTCAACGTTTTCCAGTACATCACTTTCCGGACGACGTGGGCGACGATCACGGCGCTTGTAATCACGCTCGTCTTCGGCGGCCGCGTTATACGCAAACTGGAGGAACTCAAGATCGGTCAGGAGATCCGCGAAGAACTCTCGTTTGAACATCAGGCCAAAAAAGGAACGCCGACGATGGGCGGCGTGCTGATCCTCGGATCGGTCTTCCTCTCGACTATTCTCTGGGCGCGGCTCGATAGTCTCTATTTGTGGCTCGCACTCGGCGCAACGATGCTTTTCGGGATCATCGGATTTGCGGACGACTATATCAAGATCGTCAAGAAACGCAGTCTCGGATTGACCGAGCGCGAGAAACTCGCCGGCCAGTTGCTGACGGCGGGCGTTGTTTGGGGTTGCCTTTATCTCGTCGCGAATTATCCCTGGAACCTGGCGATACCGTTTTTCAAATCGACGGCGATCTCGGAGTACAGTCAGGCGATCACCTGGATCGGCCCGTGGGGCTATCTGCTCTTCATCGTTTTTGTGCTTCTCGGCTCTTCCAACGCGGTTAATCTGACGGACGGGATGGACGGTCTCGCGGCGAGTATGACGTTCATCGCAATGGCGGCGCTGACGGCACTGACCTATGTCACGAGCGACGGTCGCTGGGCCGCTTATCTCGATATCACGCATAAACCCGAAGCGGCCGAACTGACGGTCTTCTGCGGTTCGATGGTCGGCGCGAGCCTCGGATTCTTGTGGTACAACGCACCGCCGGCCGAAGTTTTTATGGGAGACGTCGGAAGTCTGGCGATCGGGGGCGCGCTCGGAACGGTCGCGATCCTGACGAAGCAGGAGTTTCTGCTGATCTTCATCGGCGGCGTTTTTATTATGGAAGCGCTCTCGGTAATGCTCCAGGTGGGCTATTTCAAGTTCACCCGAAAGACGACCGGAACCGGGAAACGAATTTTCCTGCAGGCGCCGCTGCATCACCATTTCCAACTCTCCGGGTTGAAGGAGCCGAAGATCGTTTTCCGTTTCGTCATCGCGGCGATCTTGTTCGCGTTGTTCAGTTTGTCGACGTTGAAACTCAGGTGA
- the ftsW gene encoding putative lipid II flippase FtsW has translation MAKKLRMDWSLFAIAASLALFGAVMVYSASAMISLKETSGNAEGPTQFQYFFKQFTFTVVGLIGMWIVSRVDYKLYRNKSVIAAALIVTALLLISVFFFPAINGAKRWIRLPGMSFQPSEIAKIALPIFFAWFLTEREKTVGELKTTVLPCLAVLGFFGGLVVLEPDLGTAIVLCAIFTTVYFAAGARIVHLASVAAILVTIGVGMLVFAPFRVRRLIAFLDPCSAENAANAGYQVCQSLLAIGSGGVLGEGFAKGQQKLFYLPYPYSDFIFAVVGEELGLVGTLGVVIAFAVLLWRGTRAALMAPDRFGRLLGIGLITGLTVQALFNISVVISMLPAKGIPLPFISYGGSSIIFTLIAVGILLNISQYAGFVSVDRTETAKRKRK, from the coding sequence ATGGCGAAAAAGCTGCGCATGGACTGGTCTTTGTTTGCGATTGCCGCATCGCTCGCGCTGTTCGGCGCGGTGATGGTCTATTCGGCGTCGGCGATGATCTCGCTCAAGGAAACGAGCGGCAATGCGGAAGGCCCGACGCAGTTTCAGTATTTCTTCAAACAGTTCACGTTCACCGTCGTTGGACTGATCGGTATGTGGATCGTCAGTCGGGTCGACTACAAGCTTTACCGAAACAAAAGCGTCATTGCCGCGGCTTTGATCGTCACCGCTCTGCTGCTTATTTCGGTTTTCTTTTTTCCGGCGATCAACGGCGCAAAGCGTTGGATCCGGCTTCCGGGAATGTCGTTCCAACCGTCGGAGATCGCAAAGATCGCGCTGCCGATCTTCTTCGCCTGGTTCTTGACGGAACGCGAAAAAACGGTCGGCGAATTGAAAACCACCGTTCTGCCGTGCCTCGCGGTGCTCGGGTTTTTCGGCGGACTGGTTGTGCTCGAGCCTGATCTCGGAACCGCGATCGTCTTGTGCGCGATCTTCACGACGGTTTATTTTGCGGCCGGCGCTCGAATCGTCCATCTCGCCAGCGTCGCTGCGATCCTTGTCACGATCGGCGTCGGAATGTTGGTTTTCGCGCCGTTTCGGGTTCGTCGCCTGATCGCGTTTCTCGATCCGTGCAGCGCGGAAAACGCGGCCAACGCCGGTTATCAGGTTTGCCAGTCGCTGCTTGCTATCGGCTCCGGCGGCGTGCTCGGCGAGGGTTTTGCAAAGGGACAGCAGAAACTGTTCTATCTGCCGTACCCGTATTCGGATTTTATCTTCGCCGTCGTCGGCGAGGAACTCGGATTGGTCGGGACGCTCGGCGTCGTCATCGCATTCGCGGTGCTTCTTTGGCGCGGGACCCGCGCGGCGCTGATGGCTCCGGACCGTTTCGGCAGGTTGCTCGGCATCGGGTTGATAACCGGACTGACCGTTCAGGCGTTGTTCAACATATCGGTCGTGATCTCGATGCTTCCGGCGAAGGGGATTCCGCTGCCGTTCATTTCGTACGGGGGAAGTTCGATCATCTTTACACTGATCGCCGTCGGTATTCTGTTGAATATTTCTCAATACGCGGGATTTGTGTCAGTTGATCGGACGGAAACTGCTAAGAGGAAAAGGAAATAG
- the rsmH gene encoding 16S rRNA (cytosine(1402)-N(4))-methyltransferase RsmH, whose amino-acid sequence MPSGENENLHVSVLLGETLEWLAPRPGETIVDATLGLGGHTLAILETGDTVRVIGIDQDRAAIAIATARLAKYKERLTIIHANFAGIKQVVPEKVDGIVADLGVSSLQFDSPERGFSFRFDAPLDMRMDPDSEDETAAELLERLNETEIADLIYRLGEERASRKIARRIVWKREIGEPVRTTRELAETVEKAIGKRPKDKIHPATRTFQALRIAVNGELEILEDFIADAIDLLKTGGRLAVITFHSLEDRIVKHSFQKFAGRCSCPPRLPHCVCGAERKVEILTRKPIVSGEIEIAENPRARSAKLRVCKKL is encoded by the coding sequence ATGCCTTCGGGAGAAAACGAAAATCTGCACGTCTCGGTCCTGCTCGGCGAAACGCTTGAGTGGTTGGCGCCGCGGCCCGGCGAGACGATCGTCGACGCGACGCTCGGACTTGGCGGCCACACGCTGGCGATCCTTGAAACCGGCGACACCGTGCGGGTGATCGGGATCGATCAGGATCGTGCGGCGATCGCGATCGCGACCGCGCGGCTCGCGAAATACAAGGAGCGCCTGACGATCATTCACGCGAATTTCGCCGGGATCAAACAGGTCGTTCCGGAGAAAGTTGATGGGATCGTCGCCGATCTCGGGGTTTCGTCGCTGCAGTTCGACAGTCCGGAACGCGGCTTTAGTTTTCGCTTCGACGCGCCGCTCGATATGCGGATGGATCCGGACTCGGAAGACGAAACGGCGGCCGAACTGCTCGAACGGCTCAACGAGACCGAGATCGCGGACCTGATCTACCGGCTTGGCGAGGAACGCGCCTCGCGGAAGATCGCCCGGCGAATCGTCTGGAAGCGCGAGATCGGCGAACCGGTGAGAACGACCCGCGAACTCGCCGAAACGGTTGAAAAGGCGATCGGCAAAAGGCCGAAAGACAAGATCCATCCGGCGACGCGGACATTTCAGGCGCTGCGGATCGCGGTCAATGGGGAACTTGAAATACTTGAAGATTTTATCGCCGACGCGATCGATCTTTTGAAAACCGGAGGGCGATTGGCCGTGATCACGTTCCACTCGCTCGAAGACAGGATCGTCAAGCACTCTTTTCAGAAGTTTGCCGGACGATGTTCGTGCCCGCCGCGCCTTCCGCATTGTGTTTGCGGCGCCGAACGAAAAGTGGAGATTCTGACGCGGAAACCGATTGTTTCCGGTGAGATCGAAATAGCCGAGAATCCTCGCGCGCGGAGCGCCAAGCTTCGTGTTTGTAAGAAGTTGTAA
- a CDS encoding TPM domain-containing protein: MKIVRSGSRYLAAFALLIVCVSFAFAQTNEPQSLDKSPLPQPTEPVNDFAGVLDDATKQRLNQKIKEFKAKTNPPVVLAVAIVKTTGGRPIEEYSLAVYRGWKIGTMTDDNPGALLFIAVDDRRYFTQVGRDLEDELPDGVAGQLQRQYLVPALKQGDYNKGVSDTIDAFMRTIEQKTGTVTPKQEPGKEKSQVAGVSFKSVVCCLVVLAIILFIIFSRRSGSGGKNRNDRDRWGGGGSSGGGWIFLPGGGFGGGSSSSSSWGGSSDWGGGGSSDWGGFGGGGDAGGGGAGGDW, translated from the coding sequence ATGAAAATAGTTCGCAGCGGTTCCCGGTATTTGGCGGCGTTTGCCCTTTTGATCGTCTGCGTCTCGTTTGCGTTCGCGCAGACGAACGAACCGCAGTCGCTCGACAAATCGCCGCTTCCGCAACCGACGGAGCCGGTCAACGATTTTGCGGGCGTCCTCGATGACGCGACGAAGCAGCGGTTGAATCAGAAGATCAAGGAATTCAAAGCGAAGACCAATCCGCCGGTCGTTCTTGCCGTCGCGATAGTCAAGACGACGGGCGGGCGGCCGATCGAAGAATACTCGCTCGCCGTTTACCGCGGATGGAAGATCGGCACGATGACCGACGACAATCCCGGCGCGTTGCTTTTCATCGCCGTCGACGATCGGCGCTATTTTACCCAGGTCGGCCGCGACCTTGAGGATGAACTACCCGACGGCGTCGCTGGCCAACTGCAGCGTCAATATCTCGTTCCGGCGCTAAAGCAGGGCGACTACAACAAAGGCGTGAGTGATACGATCGACGCGTTTATGCGCACGATCGAGCAAAAAACGGGAACGGTCACGCCAAAACAGGAACCGGGCAAAGAGAAATCGCAGGTGGCGGGGGTCTCTTTCAAATCTGTCGTCTGTTGTCTCGTCGTGCTCGCGATCATCTTGTTCATAATCTTCAGCCGCAGATCGGGTTCGGGCGGCAAGAACCGCAACGACCGCGACAGGTGGGGCGGCGGCGGCAGTTCAGGCGGTGGCTGGATCTTCTTGCCCGGCGGAGGCTTCGGCGGCGGATCGTCATCGTCTTCGAGCTGGGGCGGGTCAAGCGACTGGGGCGGCGGCGGCTCGAGCGATTGGGGCGGCTTCGGCGGCGGCGGTGACGCCGGCGGCGGCGGCGCTGGAGGGGATTGGTGA
- the murD gene encoding UDP-N-acetylmuramoyl-L-alanine--D-glutamate ligase, with product MELSGKKTLVLGAGKSGIASARFLAAHGATVALHDRKPLAEWAAEARSLKESSGVGLLDGQIPSWLLDQIEMVVISPGIPTNTIPARYVERKDGEVIGEVELAYRFLKGRIIGITGSNGKTTTTTLIGELLKNAGFETLVGGNIGTPLLELTQKAMENTWSVVELSSFQLETIRDFRPEIAVATNVTPNHMDRYDFFADYAAAKHRLFMNQTSEDVAILNADNETTASWASGLKAHVSMFSVQRELDEGLFLRGRDLVCRADGKEKVLTTRDEIFVRGLHNVENVLAAFAAGLAAGASPESMRETVREFRGVEHRIEFVAEIGGVKFYNDSKATSVDASLKALEALSEEPGKTILILGGRGKNAPYAPLVPLIKKIVRALVLIGEDADNIESQLSGTVGIIRAGSMADAVRKGFDAAESGDSVLLAPACASFDMFGSFEERGRVFKSEVSGLSL from the coding sequence GTGGAACTAAGCGGTAAAAAAACTCTCGTTCTCGGCGCCGGAAAGTCCGGCATTGCGTCTGCGCGGTTTCTCGCCGCCCACGGCGCGACGGTCGCGCTTCACGATCGCAAGCCGCTGGCGGAATGGGCCGCGGAGGCCCGGTCGCTGAAGGAATCATCGGGCGTCGGATTGCTTGACGGGCAAATTCCGTCGTGGCTTCTCGACCAGATCGAGATGGTCGTCATCAGTCCTGGAATTCCGACAAACACGATCCCGGCGCGTTATGTCGAACGCAAGGACGGCGAGGTCATCGGCGAGGTCGAGCTCGCCTACAGATTTTTGAAGGGCCGGATCATCGGCATCACCGGTTCGAACGGCAAAACGACGACGACAACGCTGATCGGCGAGTTGCTCAAAAACGCCGGGTTCGAAACGCTCGTCGGGGGCAATATCGGGACCCCGTTGCTCGAATTGACGCAAAAGGCGATGGAGAACACCTGGTCGGTCGTCGAATTGTCGAGTTTTCAGCTCGAGACGATCCGCGACTTCCGTCCCGAGATCGCCGTCGCGACGAACGTCACGCCGAACCATATGGACCGCTATGATTTTTTTGCCGATTACGCGGCTGCCAAGCATCGTCTGTTTATGAACCAGACATCGGAAGACGTTGCGATTCTCAACGCCGACAACGAAACGACGGCGAGTTGGGCAAGCGGGCTGAAAGCGCATGTTTCGATGTTTTCGGTTCAGCGCGAACTCGACGAGGGCCTTTTTCTTCGCGGCCGCGATCTCGTTTGCCGCGCCGACGGCAAAGAAAAGGTGCTGACGACCCGCGACGAGATCTTTGTCCGCGGATTGCACAACGTCGAGAATGTCCTTGCGGCGTTTGCCGCCGGACTCGCGGCCGGTGCGTCCCCCGAGTCTATGCGTGAAACCGTTCGCGAATTCCGCGGCGTCGAACATCGAATCGAGTTCGTGGCCGAGATTGGCGGCGTCAAGTTTTACAACGATTCGAAAGCGACGAGCGTCGATGCTTCGCTCAAGGCCCTCGAAGCGCTCAGTGAGGAACCGGGAAAGACGATTCTGATCCTCGGCGGACGCGGAAAGAACGCTCCGTATGCGCCGCTCGTGCCGCTTATCAAAAAGATCGTCCGGGCGTTGGTGCTGATCGGCGAAGACGCCGACAATATCGAATCGCAACTGTCCGGGACGGTCGGGATCATCCGCGCGGGTTCGATGGCCGATGCCGTCCGAAAGGGTTTTGACGCCGCGGAATCTGGCGATTCGGTGTTGCTCGCTCCGGCCTGTGCGAGCTTTGATATGTTCGGAAGTTTTGAGGAAAGAGGGCGTGTCTTCAAGTCGGAAGTGTCCGGTTTGAGTCTCTGA
- a CDS encoding ZIP family metal transporter: MSASFLQLLFFGIIVAGANVLGGLILFPSTIHRNYKRFLKYILALSAGFMLALTFLEILPKTIKLWQTPENLALAGEDLYVPMLLLLAGYLLTQFFEHTIAPHFHLGEEVHQTEHIKPSSAYTAIGGLMIHTFFDGVSISAAALLDYKVGILVFIAVFLHKFPEGFTIGSMMLAAGKGLREVLITTSLVGLTTIIGLLAFYFIGTNVGFSLAYALPLACGVTLYVAASDLIPEVNHHAGKRPLVSLSVFAGVAIFFALHFLLHSLLEG; this comes from the coding sequence ATGAGCGCATCGTTCTTACAGCTTTTGTTCTTCGGAATCATCGTCGCCGGGGCGAACGTCCTCGGCGGCCTGATCCTGTTTCCGTCCACCATCCACCGAAACTACAAGCGGTTCCTCAAATACATACTCGCGCTCAGCGCGGGTTTTATGCTCGCCCTGACGTTTCTCGAGATCCTGCCGAAGACCATCAAACTTTGGCAGACGCCGGAAAATCTCGCGCTTGCCGGCGAGGATCTGTATGTTCCGATGTTGTTATTGCTCGCCGGCTACTTGTTGACGCAATTTTTCGAGCATACGATCGCGCCGCATTTTCACCTCGGCGAAGAAGTTCACCAAACGGAACACATCAAGCCATCGTCGGCGTACACGGCGATCGGCGGCCTGATGATCCATACCTTTTTCGACGGCGTTTCGATCTCGGCCGCCGCGCTGCTCGATTACAAGGTCGGAATTCTGGTTTTCATCGCTGTGTTTCTTCACAAATTCCCTGAAGGATTTACGATCGGCTCGATGATGCTCGCTGCCGGCAAAGGCTTGCGCGAGGTCCTGATCACGACGTCGCTCGTCGGTCTGACGACCATCATCGGATTGCTTGCGTTCTATTTCATCGGCACGAACGTCGGCTTCTCGCTCGCCTACGCGCTGCCCCTGGCGTGCGGCGTAACGCTTTATGTCGCGGCCAGCGATCTGATTCCTGAAGTCAATCATCACGCCGGAAAACGGCCGCTCGTTTCGCTTTCTGTCTTCGCCGGCGTCGCCATCTTTTTCGCATTGCATTTCCTGCTTCATTCGCTGCTCGAAGGCTGA
- a CDS encoding penicillin-binding protein 2, giving the protein MPRRGQRKKTSNPMQTIVTRFLIVVGFFGLWIGVIGVRLVQLQVNQHEELLGRATGQRRETVKEKQLRGTIYDRTNRALAMTVPVKSLYANPDEITDLDAASREIAKALKTNPSEIAKKLKDARGNKRKYVVLAPKLEDEAFQRVNQVLENKELRKSDLPKFEGLHWQEDQKRSYPYNTLAAQVLGFSNAEDVGSAGIEQSQERVLRGEVIKTSKDRDRLGRVYGETETERLEPPRDVYLTLSHSIQYKAELALEKGVRNANAKSGMAIVLDPRNGEILAMANYPTFDPNRFREFTNEQFVNRAVHDSYSPGSVFKLVTYSAGINEGAINPDGIVDCGNGTLKIPGREIVDKHCVQRLNYVDAMAVSSNIAAMKTATAVGRDKFHFYAQRFGFGVPSGVELPAETGGILRAPNTWNGDSLASMSIGYEIGVSVLQMATAFATIANDGIRVQPHIIKEIKQADGSVVPAAEVSKTQVVTPETARVLKKMLRQVVLTGTGKRAQLSGYTSAGKTGTAWKYDAKLKKINQDKYVSSFIGFAPFENSGVVIAVVLDEPRVGARDGGQVAAPIFQEIAEQILPELNVAPDANIRPGVYTAAEIPSEIEPSTKDGKSRDSNEKTVAGKKEDTVKVTKTAALATDGRKIKSSDDKQKKKT; this is encoded by the coding sequence ATGCCCAGACGTGGACAGCGAAAGAAGACTTCGAATCCGATGCAGACGATCGTCACCAGATTCCTGATCGTCGTCGGATTCTTCGGATTGTGGATCGGCGTGATCGGCGTCCGTCTTGTGCAGTTGCAGGTCAATCAGCACGAGGAACTGCTCGGACGCGCGACCGGACAACGTCGCGAAACGGTCAAGGAAAAACAACTCCGCGGAACCATCTACGACCGCACGAACCGCGCTTTGGCGATGACGGTTCCGGTCAAATCGCTATACGCCAATCCGGACGAAATAACGGATCTTGACGCCGCGTCGCGCGAGATCGCGAAGGCCCTCAAAACGAATCCGTCGGAGATCGCCAAGAAACTCAAGGATGCGCGCGGCAATAAACGCAAGTACGTCGTTCTCGCCCCGAAACTGGAAGACGAAGCATTTCAGCGCGTCAACCAGGTCTTGGAGAACAAAGAACTCCGCAAGTCCGACCTGCCGAAGTTCGAAGGTCTCCATTGGCAGGAAGATCAAAAGCGAAGTTATCCGTATAACACCCTTGCGGCGCAGGTTCTCGGTTTCAGCAACGCCGAGGATGTCGGCAGTGCGGGAATCGAGCAGTCGCAGGAGAGGGTTCTCCGCGGCGAGGTCATCAAGACCTCAAAGGACCGCGACCGGCTTGGGCGCGTTTACGGCGAGACCGAAACCGAACGACTCGAACCGCCGCGAGATGTCTATCTGACACTCAGCCACTCGATCCAGTACAAGGCGGAGCTCGCTCTTGAAAAGGGAGTCAGGAACGCCAATGCGAAATCCGGTATGGCGATCGTTCTCGACCCGCGCAACGGCGAGATCCTCGCGATGGCGAACTATCCGACGTTCGATCCGAACCGCTTCCGCGAATTCACCAACGAACAGTTCGTCAATCGCGCCGTTCACGATTCATATTCGCCGGGTTCGGTATTCAAGCTCGTGACCTATAGCGCCGGGATCAACGAGGGCGCGATAAACCCGGACGGCATTGTCGACTGCGGCAACGGCACACTCAAGATCCCGGGGCGCGAGATCGTCGACAAACACTGCGTTCAGCGGCTCAATTACGTTGACGCGATGGCCGTTTCAAGCAACATCGCCGCAATGAAAACGGCGACCGCGGTCGGCCGTGACAAGTTCCATTTTTACGCGCAGAGATTCGGCTTCGGAGTGCCGTCCGGAGTCGAACTTCCAGCCGAGACGGGCGGTATTCTCCGGGCTCCGAACACGTGGAACGGCGACAGTCTCGCATCGATGAGTATCGGCTATGAAATTGGGGTTTCGGTGTTGCAAATGGCAACGGCTTTTGCGACGATAGCAAACGACGGAATCAGGGTTCAGCCGCACATAATCAAGGAAATCAAACAGGCCGACGGCAGTGTTGTTCCGGCCGCCGAGGTGAGCAAAACGCAAGTGGTGACGCCGGAAACCGCGCGCGTGTTGAAGAAGATGCTGAGGCAGGTTGTATTGACCGGAACCGGAAAGCGCGCGCAACTCAGCGGATACACGTCTGCGGGCAAAACGGGAACCGCCTGGAAGTATGACGCGAAGCTGAAGAAGATAAATCAGGACAAATACGTTTCGTCGTTTATCGGTTTCGCACCCTTTGAAAACTCAGGCGTTGTCATTGCGGTCGTCCTCGACGAACCGCGGGTCGGCGCGCGCGACGGCGGACAGGTGGCGGCGCCGATCTTTCAGGAGATCGCCGAGCAGATTCTGCCCGAACTCAATGTCGCCCCGGACGCGAACATTCGTCCCGGAGTTTACACCGCAGCGGAGATCCCGTCGGAGATCGAACCGTCGACGAAGGATGGAAAGTCGCGCGATTCCAACGAAAAGACGGTTGCGGGCAAAAAGGAGGACACAGTAAAGGTCACAAAAACGGCGGCGCTCGCAACGGACGGGCGCAAGATCAAATCCTCGGACGACAAGCAAAAGAAAAAGACTTGA
- the murF gene encoding UDP-N-acetylmuramoyl-tripeptide--D-alanyl-D-alanine ligase, translated as MGADASTLDPALRGARVDIFVIDSREVQAGEVFFALSQPEYRDNCFNGEFEDSTKYVVSALERGAVAAVVRRDRYAEREAELAPFRDRLLFADDVIIAFQNLAHHVYLEWGKPVVAITGSAGKTTAKELTAHVLSASGRKVLRNIKNYNNGLGLPITVLNLVKDPSYDVAVLEMGMSTPNREIARLCEITPPTVAIKLNVLPVHLEHLGSIERIQQAKAEIVEGMKEGGTAILNADDHRVIASRKLSKGNTLTFGIDSEADVMARNIRFDRFGETEFTLVTPAGAAEVLFPLNGKHNIMNALAAAAAGIVFGMSAVEIAASLETVAPPAQRGEVLHFVEGFTVVNDTYNSNPDALISMIRTIVDGGTGAIRKIVVAGEMRELGGDSEEIHFETGVEIASLGIDVLVGVEGFAAELVRGAESAGHSEIGFFENSHIAAESFVEMVAPGDLILVKGSRGVRTERIIEKLLEKFNVKNK; from the coding sequence ATGGGCGCTGACGCCTCGACCCTTGATCCCGCCTTGCGCGGCGCGCGAGTTGACATTTTCGTCATCGACTCGCGCGAGGTGCAGGCGGGAGAAGTGTTTTTCGCGCTTTCGCAGCCCGAATACCGCGACAATTGCTTCAACGGCGAGTTCGAGGATTCGACGAAATACGTTGTTTCGGCGCTCGAACGCGGCGCGGTCGCGGCCGTCGTGCGCCGTGACCGATACGCCGAGCGCGAGGCGGAACTCGCTCCGTTCCGCGACCGCCTGCTCTTCGCGGATGACGTCATCATCGCTTTTCAGAACCTGGCGCATCACGTTTACCTCGAATGGGGAAAACCTGTGGTCGCGATCACGGGAAGCGCCGGAAAGACGACGGCGAAAGAATTGACCGCTCACGTCTTGAGCGCTTCGGGCCGCAAGGTCCTTCGCAACATAAAGAATTACAACAATGGTCTCGGATTGCCGATCACCGTGCTCAATCTTGTCAAGGATCCGAGTTACGACGTCGCCGTTCTCGAGATGGGAATGTCGACCCCGAATCGGGAGATCGCCCGGCTTTGCGAGATCACGCCGCCGACCGTCGCGATAAAACTCAATGTTTTGCCGGTCCATCTCGAGCATCTCGGATCGATCGAGAGGATCCAGCAGGCCAAGGCGGAGATCGTCGAGGGAATGAAGGAAGGCGGTACGGCGATCCTTAACGCCGACGACCACCGGGTGATCGCATCGCGTAAACTGAGCAAAGGCAATACGTTGACCTTCGGGATCGACAGCGAGGCAGACGTGATGGCCCGAAATATCCGGTTTGATCGCTTCGGCGAGACCGAGTTTACCCTGGTGACCCCGGCGGGAGCGGCCGAAGTCCTTTTTCCGCTCAACGGAAAGCACAATATAATGAATGCCCTCGCCGCCGCGGCCGCGGGCATCGTGTTCGGGATGAGCGCCGTTGAGATCGCGGCGAGTCTGGAAACCGTCGCGCCCCCGGCGCAACGCGGCGAAGTGCTCCATTTTGTCGAGGGTTTCACGGTCGTCAATGACACCTACAATTCGAATCCGGATGCATTGATTTCGATGATCCGGACGATCGTCGATGGCGGAACGGGCGCGATTCGAAAGATCGTCGTTGCCGGCGAAATGCGCGAGCTCGGCGGCGATTCAGAGGAGATTCATTTTGAAACCGGCGTCGAGATCGCGTCGCTCGGGATCGATGTCCTTGTCGGGGTCGAGGGCTTTGCCGCCGAACTGGTTCGGGGCGCCGAGAGCGCCGGACACAGCGAGATCGGGTTTTTCGAAAACTCGCACATCGCGGCGGAGAGTTTTGTGGAAATGGTCGCACCGGGCGATCTGATTCTCGTGAAGGGTTCGCGCGGTGTGCGAACGGAACGAATAATCGAGAAGTTGTTGGAGAAGTTTAACGTAAAGAACAAATGA
- a CDS encoding nucleotidyltransferase domain-containing protein: MDNQLRAFLDDLKSTHGGNLVSVVLYGSAAAGDFVPRASDYNLLVALEKITPLELRNANACTREWARLGHPVPVYFTVDELKTAADVFPIEFHQMERARRVLYGTDVLADLKISDDFLRHQTEYELRSRLIQLRRSYIPASQSVNGLVNLMAESLTSFAALFRALLLLKKIEPPTDKHSIIARTVLELELDGKPFEKIFNIRENNFEKNLTEVSANELFAEYMEQIERAIAAVDRMRDS; encoded by the coding sequence ATGGACAATCAACTCAGAGCCTTTCTCGATGACTTGAAGTCGACGCACGGCGGGAATCTGGTGTCGGTCGTGCTTTACGGCTCGGCGGCGGCCGGGGATTTTGTGCCGCGGGCTTCGGATTACAACCTGCTCGTCGCACTGGAAAAGATAACGCCGCTCGAACTTCGCAACGCCAACGCGTGCACGCGCGAATGGGCGCGGCTCGGCCATCCGGTTCCGGTCTATTTCACCGTTGACGAACTCAAAACGGCGGCCGACGTTTTTCCGATCGAGTTTCATCAGATGGAACGCGCGCGACGAGTCCTTTATGGCACCGACGTCCTGGCCGACCTGAAGATCTCGGACGATTTTCTGAGGCACCAGACCGAGTACGAGTTGCGCAGCCGCCTGATACAGCTTCGCCGAAGCTATATTCCGGCATCGCAATCGGTCAACGGACTCGTCAATCTGATGGCCGAAAGCCTGACTAGTTTTGCGGCGCTGTTTCGGGCTCTGCTTTTGCTGAAGAAGATCGAACCGCCGACAGACAAGCATTCGATCATCGCGCGGACCGTTCTCGAGCTCGAATTGGACGGAAAACCGTTTGAAAAGATCTTCAATATTCGGGAAAATAACTTCGAAAAGAATTTGACGGAGGTTTCGGCGAACGAGCTTTTCGCCGAATATATGGAACAGATCGAACGGGCAATCGCCGCGGTCGATCGGATGAGGGATTCGTAA